In Deinococcus ruber, one DNA window encodes the following:
- a CDS encoding aldo/keto reductase, whose protein sequence is MSMQTRTLGHSGLQVSLVGLGCNNFGAKLDQTETNAVVRRALDAGITLFDTADVYGGTQGGPKGTSEMMLGKALGSERSRIVLASKFGADMGIDEHGPLKGAKPDYIRRAVEASLQRLGTDYLDLYQLHTPDASTPIAETLGALDELVQRGLVRFIGCSNLSAAQVREAEAASEAGQLTRFTSCQDEYSLLVRGIEADLIPTMQDLDLGLLPYFPLASGLLTGKYHQGEALPEGSRLASWKNSASRYLTPQNLETVERLRKFAEQRGHTLLELAFSWLAAQPVVSSVIAGATSPQQIDQNVAAVGWTLDAAELSEIDTITGGVPA, encoded by the coding sequence ATGAGCATGCAGACGAGGACGCTGGGGCATTCGGGCTTGCAGGTATCGCTGGTGGGGCTGGGCTGCAACAATTTCGGGGCCAAGCTCGATCAGACGGAAACGAACGCGGTGGTGCGCCGGGCGCTGGATGCGGGCATCACGCTCTTCGACACCGCCGACGTGTACGGGGGCACCCAGGGCGGCCCAAAGGGAACCTCCGAGATGATGCTGGGGAAGGCACTGGGCAGCGAGCGCAGCCGCATCGTGCTGGCAAGCAAGTTCGGGGCCGACATGGGCATAGATGAACATGGCCCGCTGAAGGGCGCGAAACCCGACTACATCCGCCGGGCGGTCGAGGCCAGTTTGCAGCGGCTGGGCACCGATTATCTGGACCTGTACCAGCTGCATACCCCCGACGCCAGCACGCCCATTGCCGAAACGCTGGGAGCACTGGATGAGCTGGTGCAGCGCGGGCTGGTGCGCTTTATCGGCTGCTCGAACCTGAGTGCGGCGCAGGTGCGGGAAGCGGAGGCAGCGTCGGAGGCGGGCCAGCTCACGCGCTTCACGTCCTGCCAGGACGAGTACAGCCTGCTGGTGCGCGGCATCGAAGCCGACCTGATTCCGACGATGCAGGACCTCGATCTGGGGCTGCTGCCGTATTTTCCGCTGGCGAGCGGCCTGCTGACCGGCAAATACCACCAGGGCGAGGCGCTGCCGGAAGGCTCCAGGCTGGCGAGCTGGAAGAATTCCGCGAGCCGCTACCTGACGCCGCAGAACCTGGAGACGGTGGAACGCCTGCGGAAATTTGCGGAGCAGCGCGGCCATACGCTGCTGGAACTGGCCTTCAGCTGGCTGGCAGCGCAGCCGGTGGTCAGCAGCGTGATCGCCGGAGCGACCAGCCCGCAGCAGATCGATCAGAACGTGGCGGCGGTGGGCTGGACGCTGGATGCCGCCGAGCTGAGCGAAATCGACACCATCACGGGTGGCGTTCCCGCCTGA
- a CDS encoding sensor histidine kinase, which produces MVFPVLTLRARMASSVGLACVFVALLLSAGLYLVTQGVVQQTQLSKLSSAASLVAERAENSLQFGQFDPDDLTRQDVPPDVQVRVSLGRSVLIVSRQFPAGLPLSVDPGVYRLGDRYVLAQQLGSRGGYALLTLALSSQATDDARRAFLRAVLIILPLTLLVACLGAWWAAGRMLRPVAALERSAREIGESGDLTRPVPGAGGQDELSRLAGTLQTTFRQLEATRAREVQFLRAAAHDLRSPLAALKTRVALSLSRERGPERYRQDLQEVGQDLSRLSTLAEHLLLLARSPQTMARQPVPLLEVAADALDAARSRFPDQDMDLSSDLSAGALSVPGDRILLGQAILNLLQNAAHHAPGAEVRLSVRRIGAQVHLSVHDDGPGVPPEVLARLGEAFYRPDEARSGPGASGGGHGLGLAIVRHVAELHGGTLELLSTPGQGFTATLSLPLSSA; this is translated from the coding sequence ATGGTGTTCCCTGTCCTCACTCTCCGCGCACGCATGGCCTCCTCGGTGGGGCTGGCGTGCGTGTTTGTGGCGCTGCTGCTGTCGGCGGGGCTGTACCTGGTCACGCAGGGCGTGGTGCAGCAGACGCAGCTTTCCAAGCTCTCCAGCGCGGCCAGTCTGGTGGCGGAACGCGCCGAGAACAGCCTGCAATTCGGACAGTTCGACCCCGACGACCTGACCCGCCAGGACGTGCCGCCCGATGTGCAGGTGCGCGTGTCGCTGGGGCGCAGCGTGCTGATCGTCAGCCGTCAGTTTCCGGCGGGGCTGCCGCTCAGTGTCGATCCGGGGGTGTACCGTCTGGGCGACCGCTACGTTCTGGCGCAGCAGCTCGGCTCTCGCGGCGGCTACGCCCTGCTCACGCTCGCGCTGTCCAGTCAGGCCACCGACGATGCGCGGCGGGCGTTTCTGCGGGCGGTGCTCATCATTCTGCCGCTCACACTGCTGGTGGCGTGTCTGGGCGCGTGGTGGGCGGCAGGCAGGATGCTGCGCCCGGTGGCGGCGCTGGAACGTTCGGCCCGCGAGATCGGGGAGAGCGGCGATCTAACCCGGCCTGTACCGGGGGCCGGAGGTCAGGATGAGCTGTCGCGGCTGGCGGGCACGCTCCAGACCACCTTCCGGCAGCTTGAAGCGACGCGGGCGCGAGAAGTGCAGTTTCTGAGGGCGGCGGCCCACGACCTGCGAAGCCCGCTGGCCGCCCTGAAGACGCGGGTAGCGCTGTCGCTCAGCCGCGAGCGCGGGCCAGAGCGCTACCGCCAGGATTTGCAGGAGGTGGGCCAGGACCTGTCCCGGCTGTCCACGCTGGCTGAACACCTGCTGCTGCTGGCCCGCAGCCCGCAGACGATGGCGCGTCAGCCGGTGCCGCTGCTGGAGGTGGCCGCCGACGCCCTCGACGCCGCCCGCAGCCGCTTTCCCGATCAGGACATGGATCTGAGCAGCGACCTGAGCGCGGGGGCGCTGAGCGTGCCGGGCGACCGTATTCTGCTGGGGCAGGCCATCCTCAATCTGCTTCAGAATGCGGCCCACCACGCGCCCGGTGCCGAGGTGCGCCTGAGCGTGCGGCGCATCGGCGCGCAGGTGCATCTGAGCGTGCACGACGACGGTCCCGGCGTGCCGCCAGAGGTGCTGGCGCGGCTGGGCGAGGCGTTCTATCGCCCCGACGAGGCCAGGAGCGGGCCGGGTGCGTCGGGGGGTGGGCATGGGCTGGGCCTCGCCATCGTGCGCCACGTGGCCGAGCTGCACGGCGGCACGCTGGAACTGCTGAGTACGCCGGGCCAGGGTTTTACCGCCACGCTGAGCCTGCCGCTGTCGTCTGCTTGA
- a CDS encoding response regulator transcription factor, translating into MRLLLVEDDPRIAVPLVGMLREAGYTVTHCADGPSGLAEGRSGAYPLMVLDVMLPGLDGFALAHTLRQEGVNAAILFLTARGELEDRVQGLDLGGDAYLVKPFERAELLATLRAISRKGSEARTAQLGFGQGRGVLDASGRVVRWDGEEVAVTGREYALLETLLLGRGRWFTREELLERVWGLDFGGEARIVDVYIRYLRRKLSPDVIVSERGRGYRVGGA; encoded by the coding sequence ATGCGGCTGCTGCTGGTCGAAGATGATCCCAGAATCGCCGTGCCCCTGGTCGGCATGCTGCGGGAAGCGGGCTACACCGTGACGCACTGCGCCGATGGCCCCAGCGGGCTGGCCGAGGGGCGCAGCGGAGCCTACCCGCTGATGGTGCTGGATGTGATGCTGCCCGGTCTGGACGGCTTCGCGCTGGCACACACGCTGCGGCAGGAGGGCGTGAACGCCGCCATCCTATTTCTGACGGCGCGGGGCGAACTCGAAGACCGCGTGCAGGGCCTCGATCTGGGCGGTGACGCGTATCTGGTCAAGCCCTTCGAGCGGGCCGAACTGCTTGCCACGCTGCGGGCCATTTCGCGCAAGGGCAGCGAGGCACGCACCGCCCAGCTCGGGTTCGGGCAGGGGCGCGGGGTGCTGGATGCGTCGGGCCGGGTGGTGCGCTGGGACGGAGAGGAAGTGGCCGTGACGGGCCGCGAATACGCGCTGCTCGAAACGCTGCTGCTGGGCCGGGGCCGCTGGTTTACCCGCGAGGAGCTGCTGGAACGTGTGTGGGGGCTGGATTTTGGTGGCGAGGCCCGCATCGTAGATGTGTATATCCGCTATCTGCGGCGCAAACTCTCACCGGATGTGATCGTGAGTGAGCGGGGGAGAGGGTATAGGGTAGGAGGCGCATGA